The sequence TTTCCTTTACATTATCTTGTGTTACAGCAGCTTTTGCTTCGGAGTTCTTCAAGCCAACCTTATAAACAATAATAGAAGCAGCGGCTCCAAGAATTGAAATCCCAATAATAGGTAATTTTAGATATGCACTAAAGACAAAACCAATAAATACGGCCCATATATACTTTTTAACCGGCATATAATGCATCAACAATGCAATACCCAAAACAGGTAACATTCCACCAGCAATATTTAATCCATTTGTAACCCACTTAGGAATGACAGCTAGAATCGAACTAACCGCTTTGGGACCAACCGAAACAATGATCGTCATAATAAGAATATTTTTCAAAGCAAACATAACAGGACCAAGTAAACCAATCATACGCATCTTTTCAAATTCGTGTCTATGAGCATAAGTTTGCATTCTATGAGCAACAAAGTTATTTAAAATTTTAACTAAAACATCAAAATTGATTGCCAATAATCCAACAGGTAATCCAACAGCAATCGCAGCTGAAAGGCCTGAACCAGTTCTAGCTGCTAAGAATGTTCCTACCAAAGCTGCTAACCCATAATCAGGTACTGAAGCACCACCTAGACCAGCAACCCCTAAAGACATAAGTTGGAACGTTCCACCTATAAGTAAACCAGTTTTAAGATCACCCATAATAAACCCAGCAATCATACCCGTTGTTACGGCCCAATAATTAACAATAGTTATCCCCAAATTATCAAGAGTAACGTAACCCGCCAATAATACAATTAAAATATTCTGAATAATTTCAATAGACATATTATTCTCTCCTATACACTTTACTTAAATTCATGATTAGCAATTGCTTTGTCAAAACTGATTGATGAATTCTCAGGAACATATTGAATCCTAATCGGCACTCCCCTAGATTCAATTTCTTTTAAGTCGTCAACCTCCTTTTGATTAAGAGAAACAAACTTACTTATATTTGTTCTACCATCTTCGGCAAACACAATACCTAAGTTAACTCCAGGAATTTCTACACCATTATCCATAAGTCTGATCAATGTTTCAGGCTCTTTTACAATTACAAATACCTTTTGTGCATCGTAATTTCCATTACTAAAATTCTTAATAGCTTTTTCAGTATCAATAATACTCATTCCAGTGCCAGCTGGTTTAGATAATCTCATTGAATCTTTTATTTCTGGTTGGTGACTCACCACATCATCGATGACCATAAATCTTTTGGGATTTAATTTTGAGTTCCATTGATTAACAACAATTCCATGAATTAATCGTTGATCTACTCGTGCATCAATTACTGTCATACATAAATTCCTCCACATTCTTTTTTGAAAACGCTTTCTATATCAAATACATTCTAGTTGGAACGTTCCAACTTGTCAATGAATATTTTTTAATAAAAAAAGTGATTAACGATTTGACTCGTTAATCACTCTTACTTTTTTACTTAAATTCCATCTGAGAAATCATCATCTTCAGTAGGTTCATCATCTAACGTAAATAATTCTACGCTATTCTTTGTTACTTTAATCAAATCCTTAGCATAATCATCTAAAGAATCATACGTATTAAAGGTAGTTTCAAGTAATGAGGCCAAATTACATCCGGAAACGACTTTAACATTATCATATTTATAAGCTATTTTAGCCGCTTCTTTATATGGTGTGCCCCCAATTAAATCAGTAAAGAATAGTACTGGTTCTTCATCATTAATTGATTTTAAGAATTCATCTCTAAGATCAGTTTCACTCATACTCTCTTTAAAATCAATAAATTTCATATTAAGTTGTTTTCCAGCTAAAAGCTTAATAGCACCTTCAAAGCCATTGGCAAACATACCATGACCAGCCACTATTGTTTTATATTGTGACATAAACTAACCTCCTACATAATTCCTAAGAAGGAACATAGAATACAAAGTACAAATACTACAGCAATCAATACAATTGGAGATACCTTTTTCTTAAGTAGCCAGTACAAGAAGAAAGTAAATGCTAACGGTAAGATATTTGGAAAAATCTTATCCAAGAAGTCCTTTTGTAGAGAAACTGATCCAATTTTAACTTTTAGAGAAAGTGATACGTAGGAACTAATCAATGCACCAATTACGGTTAGACCCATAATTGTAGCAACTCTAGCAATAATCTCAGAGTTATCTTGAATAACATCAATTGCCTTTACACCTAAGTTATACCCTAAATGAGCAAATGGAATTCTACATAGGAAAATTCCTAAGTATACTAAGAAGAAGATAATCGGTCCTAAAATATTTCCCTTTGATGCAAAGGAAGCCGCAATACCACCAACAATTGGCATTAATGTGAACCAATATATGGCATCACCGATACCGGCCATAGGACCAAATAAGCCATTCTTTAGTCCTCGGATTGTTTGTCTATTAACTCTTTTTTCTTCCAAACTAGTTAATAGTCCCATAAGGATTGGTACTAGTGGTGGTGAAGTATTGATAAATTCCATGTTATCTTGCATTGCTTCTGAAAGAGCTTTTTTGTCATCGCCAAAAATTTTCTTCCAAGTTGGAACTTGTGACCAAGCCCAACCACCGGCTTGCATACGTTCATAAGAAAATGCTGATTGTAAGAATGAAGAACGTAATCCTAGCATAGTTATATCATGACTATTCAATTTTCCATCTTGAGTTTTCTTTTCTTCTTTAGATGCCATCTTCTTCACCTCCACTTACACCGTTTTCTTTCATTTCATCAATTTGATCTTGTAACTTCTTGTTCTTCTTATCACGGAAGAATTCGATCATAGCAAATACAATACCAATAATTGCGGCAGGTAAAACATTTGAGAAGTTAATGAAACATGCAACAACGAATCCTAATAATAGATATGGGACATATTCTACACGTAGTAGAACTTTTAGTAACATTGCAAAACCAACAGCAGGTAGTGCTCCACCAGCTAATTCAAAACCATGAATTAACCAAGCTGGCATTGCTTTAACTAAAGCAGCCATAGGAGCTTGTGCAGCATATGCTGATAAGAAAATGACTACAAAGAATGAAATACATACAATAGTCATAATTAAATATGGAATTGATCCAAATTTCTTAGTATCTGCTTCTTTTGCAGCCTTATCCATTACTGGCATAAATACTGAAAAGATTGAGTAAAACATCAATAAAATATATTGCATTAACATAGCAAATGGCAATGATAAGCCAATTGCAGTAGCTGGAGCTACATTTGTAGTATGGGCAATAACTACAGTCATAATCCCACATACTGCTGGGTTTGGTGGCTGAGTTCCGCCCGCAGGTGTCAATCCGGCAAAAGCTAATTCAGTCAATCCACCTGCAATAATACCTAAACGCAAATCCCCAAGTATTAATCCAGCTATAGTACAACTAATAATAGGTCTAAATATGTACAGAACTTCGAGCCATGAATCCAGCCCAGCTATAACGGCAAAGATAGCTAAGCCCAGTCCTTGAGCTAATGTGATAGCCATGTTGGTTCCCCCTTATATATATTTAATAATCATGATATTAGAAGTTTACTTGTGTTTTGTGATCCCCAGGTACATCTTCAATATAAACATTTACCCCTGCGTCTACTAATTTCATCAAATCTTTTTTATCAGCATCATCGACGTACACTTTCTTAGTTACTTCTTCTTTACCAGGTGCAAAGTGCATATTACCAACATTTACTTCTTTGATTGGAACTCCACCCTCGACCAATGCTAGAGCATCGGCCGGTGTTTTAACGACGATAAAAATCTTTTGACGATCAGCAGCTTTACCAATAATCTTAATTGTTTTCTCTAATGTAAAGAATCTGATTTGTGCACCCGAAGAATCAGCTGTACTCTTCATCAATTTTTGTTGAAGCACATCATCTGCAGCTTCATCATTAGCAACTAAAATTAAATTAGCCCCTAATGTTTTTGTCCATGTGACACCAACTTGTCCATGAACCAAACGATTATCGATTCTTGTTAATAAAATATGTGGTTCCGACATATTTGTTTCCCCCTCGTTTTCTAAAAAGAATACTTTTGATGCAGATGGAGCAACTGCAGTACTCAAATAATCAACATTACCTTCATCGTTAAATCCTTGTGTCGTTGCTTCTACGTATGTATTTCTACGGGAAAAGTTTGGTAGAACTATCATCCTCGGAGAATGATCATCCACGCTAGTATTAATTTCATGTGATAAAAATGTTGGATCTAAACTGTATTTTTGAATCAGCATAGGCATTAATTCACGATTTTCAATCTCACTAGCTTTTATCATTGGAAAATCCTTAAAAGACAAGTAGGTAATTCTGTTAATCAAAGGAACCCTATCTGATAAATAAATTTGCTTTATTCTATACAGATACTCTGAATCTGTGAGACCCATCAATTCTCTGATTTTTTGTTCTTCTCCAAATGCCAGAATACTAAATTCCTCCAGCTTAATTTTCACATCATGATCATGACGCTTTAATTGAACACTGGGAGTATCTACATAACCAATTCCTAAATCATCTGGATTAGAAGATTCTACAAAACTACCTCTACCTTGTTTCTTAACAATGTATTTTCTTTCTTCCAGCTCTGCCAATGCTTTTCTTATGGTAATTCTACTAACACCATACTCATCACATAGAGTTTTTTCCGACGGCAACTTAGAATCAACTGGTAATTGATCAGTTTCTATTTTGCGTATTAAATCTGCACTTATTTGCTCATACTGCCAAAATGGCTGTTTTTTCAATACTTTCACCAACTTGTCATATCAATATAACAACCATGGCTTTATTATAAATCGGCCTATAGTGTTATGTCAACGCTTTCATTAACTTTGATATAGAATTCACTTTATTATCACACTAAATATTTGACTTATATTTAAAATTCATACTATAATCATGTCATTATGACAATAAAAAAGAACCAACAACCGCTAATTGTTGATTCTTGCAAATATATCTTGTCATGCATTTAGGTCAAATACTTCGGTATTTGGCTTTTTTATCAGTACTTAAATTGACGATAATAACGACGCATATCCAAATCATGGCCAGAATGTGATTCTAGATGTTTAGATAATCTTCCATTTAAAATTATAGTAGAAATAATTGGTGAGATAATTGGTTGAAATTCTTTGTCAAACCCCTTAATCATATAATCATTAATATCAAATACTGTTAGATTATTATTTTCTTTTTTCAAGAAAGCTTCAACACGTTCATCCAATGGTCTATACTTACCAACGCTTTTTACTAAAAATACTGGAAGATCCTTATCTACTAATTCCAAAGTACCGTGGAAAAACTCTGCAGAGGTTACGGCCTTAGTCTTTAACCATTGCATTTCTTCTAGAATACACATTGTGTATAAATAAACTTCTCCCCAAAGTTCTCCACCACCGATCCACATTTGATAATCGGTATTGTAATACTTTTTTGCTATTTCTTCTGCTCTATTATCAAAATTCTTTTGGGTATTAATGATTCCCTCTACCATATTTGATTTAATTTGATCATAAAATTCATCAAATCTTGGAAAGTCTCCATTATCCGCAAGTAGTCCATAAAAAATACCATACATACTTAAATATTCAAATTCGACGCCTTTAAATACTTGTAATGGAATACGCCAATCGCATAATTCTCCAACAGCTGACTCTTTGCTCATAACCATTGCTGCAATTCTGATCCCTTTTTCTTTTAGCCACTTTTCAGCATTAACAATTTCTTTAGTATCCCCAGACTTTGATCCCGTAATTACTAATGAGTTTTTAGTTAAATGTGGATTATCAACTAATACTAATTCACCTGCTTGCTCAAGATATACAGGAATCTTTGTATATTGTTTTGCCAGTGTAACAAAATTCATCATCATTGCATATGTACCACCAACACCAACAAAGAAAATATTATCGTACCCTTGTTTTGTTATTTCATCGGCAATTTTTTTTCCATCAGCAATTGCATTTACTTGAGCCGTTAAATCATTTCTATATTTATCTTCATCAAATTTTAGCATGTTATAAAATCTCCTTAATATATTTTATTTAACCATTAACTTTAAGAATACCGAATTCAGCACATATAATTCCAAAAACTGCTGTTCCTATGATTAGCCAGATAACATTTATCTTCTTAGATAAAAGATAATAATAGATTCCAGTAAAACCTAATGGCAACATTCCGGGTAAGATGTCATCCAACACATCTTGTATTTTAGTAGCTCCACTACCTGTACCAATTTTTAATGCCGTTGTAGCAACTACTAGATTATTTATCATACCACCAATAACCATTACTCCTAGTATTCCTGCCGCTAACATAAACATTTCCATTGCCCCTGATTTTTGGATTTTAGTAATATAATTAGCGCCTAATTCATATCCCTTCATTGCTGTGTAATATCTCAAAATGAATGTAGGTATATTGAATATTAGGAAAAATAATATAGATCCTAATATATTTCCTTTTATAGCAATAGATGCACCAATGCCAACAGCAAGAACACGCAATGTTCCTAAAATAATTGAATCACCTAAACCACTTAGTGGCCCCATAAGGGCCGCTTTAACAGCACTTATAGAAGAAACATCGAAATCATCTGTCTTTTCATTTTCCTCTTCCATAGCCAATGTGACACCACCGATAAACGGTGTTACATGAGCTGTGCAATTGAAAAATTCAAGATTTCTAACTAAAGATTTTTTCAATCCTTCAGGATCATCTTTATATATCTTCTGTAGACCTGAAGAAATCATATATTCAAATCCCATATGCATTTGTCGTTCATAATGCCACGAAAATTCCATTGGTAACGATCTCCAAAACATTTTTCGAAGATCCTTTTTATTCAACATTCTTTCATTAGAATTCATTATCATCCTCTCCTTTAGTCTCGGTTTTAACAGTTTTCTCATTATTCATAAACCGTACAAGTACCGTTACAAGAATCAATCCCAAAAGAGCAATTCCAATAACAGGTACTTTGAAGTAAGCTGATAGTAAAAAGCCTAAGAAGAAGAATGGCAAGATCTTTTTATTCATAATCATTTGTGCCAGCATTGCAAATCCAATACCTGGTAAAAGCCCTGTAGCAATAGTCAAACCATTAATAATTGGTTTTGGTATTGCATTAACAAACATTTTAATTTGAGATCCTCCAAGGAGATATCCAACAAATACAATAATTGCTAACATGGCACACATTATAAATCCAGCAATCATATGAACCGTATTTACAGCTTTTGCGTTCCCTTTAGCAGCATACTTATCTGCCATTTTACCTAACATTGGTCTTACTAAAGCAAAAATGACATTATCAAATATCAAAGCTAACAAGGCGATAGGAAATGCCATTGTAAACGCAACTGCAGGACCTTTTCCGGTTTGAATTGCAAAAGCTGTTCCTAGAACTCCTCCAACGATTACATCGGGTGGAATAAATGCACCTACAGAATAGGAGCCTAAAAATGCTAATTCCAATGTAGCACCAATTGTGACACCCATACTCAAATTTCCCATTATCAATCCTACAATGGGACCCAAGATGATTGGCCGTTGAATTTGGTTAGTACCCGTTGCTAAATCTAATTTTCCAATAAATGCAACACACGCGAGTAAAAACGCTTTTAATATCATTCCAAACACCCTTTCAAATTTCTAAAGTAGCTTCTCTACACTAACTTTTGAATTACTTGGAACCATTTGTATATAAATATCTACTCCATTATTAATTAATTTTCGCATCACCTCCTTTTCTTTAGACGTTACAGCAATTGTTTTTGTGATATTAGTTTTATCATCGGCTGGTGAGGTTCCACCGATATTAATACTTTTAACTCCTTGATAGTTTTCCACTATTTCCTTTGCATCGTTTATATTTGAAACTACAATGAATAACTTATATTTATCCGTAACTCCTTTATTTAAGGCCTTAATAGAATCTGGTACTGTCTTTATTACCAATTTAACGCCATTCGGTTTTGCTAATCTCATGGCAGTTTTTTTTAATTCATTAGTAGCAGCGGTATCATTAGCTATCAAAATACAATCAGCACCCAAAGTAGATGTCCACGAAAAAGCAACTTGTCCATGAAGCAATCTATGATCGACTCTCAACATTTCAATCATTTATTTCATCTCCTAATCTCTATATAAATTATTCATATTTTCTGTTATATTCCTACAACAAATTTAAAATTAGCTTGTTCACCGTATGTAACTATGACATGTTCAACAACAATATCATTTGAATCATATATATCACCTTCCATTTGTAACAAAGGGATTCCTTCCTTAGCATTAAATAAATTTGAAATATTTTTATTGCTAATTATTGCATTAGCTGAAATATCAGCCTTCGATGGAAAAACAGAATATTTTTTTCTTAAAACTTCATATAATGAATTATCTTCAAAATCATACTTATCTAACCCTGGATATTGTGATAAATCCAATTCAGATTCATCTAACGTAAGCCATATCATCTCCTCGCTATTTTTTATTCCTCTAAGTCTCTTCAAGTATAGATGATTATTAGTAACAGTCTTTTCTAATGTTTTAGTGATGGGGTTATTATCAATTTGTGATGCAAAATCAGAAAATCCTTTATAATTTATAATGTCAATTTTGGGTTGATTATACTTGATAAAACTACCCTTCCCTTGGATTCTTTCTATTAATTGTAAATTTTCTAAATCGCTCAAAGCTTTTTGAACTGTTGATCTAGCCACACCGTATATCTTTGAATACTCAGATTCAGATGGTAGTTTGTCCCCGATAGATCCATTTTTATATATTTCATTTTGTATATCTGCAACTATTTGTGCCCTAATATTTTTACGAGTATTTTTTCTATTAATTTGCATTTTATTAACCTATCTTTCAACTTGACTACTCAAGTAATCATCTTCAATTACTAGGGTAATTGTAAGCGCTACCTTTGTCAACGATTTTTACAAAAAAATCACTATTTTTACAAAAAAAAAGATAATCAAAACGAGATTCTGCAGTTCATGACCTCTTTTTGACTATCTTTATATCTATTTTTAAAACTCTTCATCATCTTTTTTGGACAGTACATGTTCATATCTATAGATTCCCTTATGACCAGCATCTATAGCCTTACGGATAAGATTCTCTTTTGAAATGCCAATAGTTCTTTGTATAAACGTTTCCATAAGCATAGGCACATTAACTCCAGTTATAATATCCATTTTTGGATATTTCTTGGTTAATTCAACCAAAACATTAAATGGAGTGCCTCCCTTTAAATCTGCTAAACATAGCATATCACTAGTGTTCTCAAATTTATTAATGTGATCTACTATATCGTCCTTTAACTTGTCCAAAGACTCTCCCATAACAAACTTAACGGTTTGACATTCATCCTGTTTTCCCGTAATCATTTCTGCGGTTTCAACCAACTTTGATGCCGATTCTCCATGTGTAATAACTAAAATAGGTATCATACATTATCCTCCCATTCTAATATGGCAATTGACGATAATAACGGCGGATATCCATTGGATGACGATTGATATGTTCAATGTAAGCATCAATTCTATTATTAATTTGATGGAATACAAATGGTGAAACTTCTCCACGATATTTTTCAGAGATTCCCTTTAATTCATAATCTTTTGTATCAATAATAGTATAATTTCCACAAATTTCAGGTAAGAATTTTGCAACGCGCTCACTCAATGCTCTTTGAGAATCTTCTCCCACATAAACTGTTACTGGTGTATCTCTAGTTACGATTTCAAACATTCCATGGAAAAATTCAGCAGCTTCAATTGACTTAGTTTTTAACCAATGTTGTTCTTCCCAATAACACATAGCATATGAATATGTAGCACCCCATTGATTACCTGCACCGACAAAATAGTGTATATCATCATCATGGTGCTTTTCAGCGAATTCTTTACCAAAAGAATCAGATTTCTTAGCTACCTCAACGATGTCTTCGGCAAAATGTTCATCCATTTCTTTATAGAATTCATCATAGTCTGGGAATTCACCTGCAAGATTCATTAGACGATCTCCAACCATAAAGAATTTCAATTGTTCATTCTCAGGATAAGTAATGACATGTGTACATAATTTTGCCAAAGGAGAACCTGCCTTATCAATGAATCCTAAAACAGTTGATCCAACTTCATTTACTTTTTTAATAGCTTTTACAACTTCTTCAGTAGTTCCAGAAACAGATGAAATAATAACTAATGTTTTATCAGTAATACGCTTATTACCTGTTACATCATACTCTGCAGCATTTTGAACAAAAGTTTCAATCGATGATTTTTCCTTCATATGAATAACAGCCTGCATAGCAGACGCATATGTTCCACCTTGACCCAACCAGGCTACATTTGAATATCCTTCAGAATTGATCTTATCGATAATCTTGTTAATTTCTCCTCTTAACTTCAAAGCTCCATTCATACTATCTAATTCATGTTGTTCATCAAATTTTCTCATAATAATAAATTCTCCTAGTATAATAATTAAATTTTTGATTTCGTTATCTTATCGAATTCTGGATATGCTGACTTTTCCAAATCATTTCCCTTACGTTGAGAAAGCTCAAACGACAATAAATGCACAGGTATAGTCATGTATAATGATGCTAACAATTCATTGCAAGTTACATTTAGATCTAAGTCTTTTTCATGTTTTTTATTTACTGAATTAATAACATAAACATTATCGACATGTAGTTCTAAAAATTCATGCAGTCTATCTACACGATCTTCAAGAGTTCCATTTGGATCTATAAAGATTATCAAATCATCCTCATGGAGTCCTAAATATGGACCATGCATATATTCTTCTAGTTCTTTGCCCCAGGAACTAATACCAACTGTTTCAGTGATTTTTGTTTCGCCTTCTCGTGAAACTCCATATGTAGAACCATACCCAATCCATACAAGTCTCTTAGCATCTTGAAATATGTTAATATTATCTTCAATCCATTTATTTGACCTATCTATAATATCTGGAATTTTATTGATAATTCCAGATATATCAGCAAGAAAGTCACTTTCCTCTCTATCAGATAAATTTCCTAATATATTCCCTATTCTCATTGAAATCAAGAACAAATCTAAGATAGTAACGCTATAGCCTGCACTAACATACGGCATCTCTTCAATTGGCATTCCCATTGATAGAACATTATCGCTAACTTCATAGGCCGGACTACTATCATCACTAGTTAGCGTAAAAATTTTCTTTCCATTTTTTTCAAATTTTTCCACTAAATTAATAATGGAATAACTATGACCACCCTGTGTAATAGCAAGATACAAAGTGTCATCATTAAAATTTAACAAATAATTTGCTGCAATAGATGGCTCCTCAATATAAATCGGTAAGCCTGTCGTTTTACTCATGAATGGTAAAGCACTGTATGCAGCATTTGAACTTGATCCAGTTGCAAAAATAACGATGTTTGAAATACCTTTCAGTATTTCTTCATTAAATTGACTATCATATAGTTCATCTTTATTTTTTAGAACATTACTATAAAATTCCTGTTCTAGGCTTACATAATCCTTGATACTTTTCATAAATAACCTTCTTTCCTTAACCCAAAATACCTGTCCAGGCTCCTAAAATACCAATGGCGGCAATTAGCAATAGAATATACTGTGCTTTCCAGCCTTTCTTATCTAACCAATAAACAAAGAATGTAAACAATAAAGGAAGAATTTTTGGAACAATACCATCAATAATTCCTTGAAGTGTGGTTGCATCAGTACCAGTACCGATTTTTAGCGGCATTTTTACCGTAACCATCGTAGCAACCATGGCTCCAACTACAGCTAGTCCTAAGACTGAAGCGCCATAAGATAACTTATCCATAAGTCCAGTCTTTTGTACCTTTTCAATAAACGAAGTACCAATGTTATAACCGATAAATAAGCCATAATATCTAGCTAAAATAGCCGGAATGTTAAATACTAGTAAGAATAGAATTGGACCTAAAATATTTCCATGCATAGCTAACGAAGTACCAATTCCAGTTGCAATAACTCTTAACGTTCCCCAAAAGAACGAATCACCTAATCCACTAAGTGGACCCATTAAAGAAACCTTAATAGCATTGATCGAGTCTTCATCGAAATCATCACTTAAAGCATTTTGTTCTTCCATTGCTATAGAAATACCTAATGGAAACGTACTTAACCATGGGGTTACATTGAAAAATTCAAGATGGCGTTTCAATGCGGCTGACATTTTAGATTTATTATTTCCATAAAGTTTTTTCAATGCTGGACCCATTGAATATGCATAACCTAGGTTCATTTGTCGTTCATAATTCCAAGCCCATTCCATTGTGAATGAGCGCCAGAATGTTGACATAAGATCCTTTTTAGTCAGAACCTTAGAACTCTTCATTTTCATAATCTATACCTCCATCATTGGAATCATCTGAAGTCGATTTTTCTTTATTACCTTCTTTAGCTGATTCTTCAACTACTTTATTACCTTTAAATGCTGAGTAACCTGTTAAGA comes from Companilactobacillus pabuli and encodes:
- a CDS encoding PTS mannose/fructose/sorbose/N-acetylgalactosamine transporter subunit IIC, which translates into the protein MSIEIIQNILIVLLAGYVTLDNLGITIVNYWAVTTGMIAGFIMGDLKTGLLIGGTFQLMSLGVAGLGGASVPDYGLAALVGTFLAARTGSGLSAAIAVGLPVGLLAINFDVLVKILNNFVAHRMQTYAHRHEFEKMRMIGLLGPVMFALKNILIMTIIVSVGPKAVSSILAVIPKWVTNGLNIAGGMLPVLGIALLMHYMPVKKYIWAVFIGFVFSAYLKLPIIGISILGAAASIIVYKVGLKNSEAKAAVTQDNVKETGDDDYDE
- a CDS encoding PTS sugar transporter subunit IIB, with protein sequence MTVIDARVDQRLIHGIVVNQWNSKLNPKRFMVIDDVVSHQPEIKDSMRLSKPAGTGMSIIDTEKAIKNFSNGNYDAQKVFVIVKEPETLIRLMDNGVEIPGVNLGIVFAEDGRTNISKFVSLNQKEVDDLKEIESRGVPIRIQYVPENSSISFDKAIANHEFK
- a CDS encoding PTS sugar transporter subunit IIA, translating into MSQYKTIVAGHGMFANGFEGAIKLLAGKQLNMKFIDFKESMSETDLRDEFLKSINDEEPVLFFTDLIGGTPYKEAAKIAYKYDNVKVVSGCNLASLLETTFNTYDSLDDYAKDLIKVTKNSVELFTLDDEPTEDDDFSDGI
- the agaD gene encoding PTS galactosamine transporter subunit IID, whose amino-acid sequence is MASKEEKKTQDGKLNSHDITMLGLRSSFLQSAFSYERMQAGGWAWSQVPTWKKIFGDDKKALSEAMQDNMEFINTSPPLVPILMGLLTSLEEKRVNRQTIRGLKNGLFGPMAGIGDAIYWFTLMPIVGGIAASFASKGNILGPIIFFLVYLGIFLCRIPFAHLGYNLGVKAIDVIQDNSEIIARVATIMGLTVIGALISSYVSLSLKVKIGSVSLQKDFLDKIFPNILPLAFTFFLYWLLKKKVSPIVLIAVVFVLCILCSFLGIM
- the agaC gene encoding PTS galactosamine transporter subunit IIC — its product is MAITLAQGLGLAIFAVIAGLDSWLEVLYIFRPIISCTIAGLILGDLRLGIIAGGLTELAFAGLTPAGGTQPPNPAVCGIMTVVIAHTTNVAPATAIGLSLPFAMLMQYILLMFYSIFSVFMPVMDKAAKEADTKKFGSIPYLIMTIVCISFFVVIFLSAYAAQAPMAALVKAMPAWLIHGFELAGGALPAVGFAMLLKVLLRVEYVPYLLLGFVVACFINFSNVLPAAIIGIVFAMIEFFRDKKNKKLQDQIDEMKENGVSGGEEDGI
- the agaB gene encoding PTS galactosamine transporter subunit IIB, with amino-acid sequence MKVLKKQPFWQYEQISADLIRKIETDQLPVDSKLPSEKTLCDEYGVSRITIRKALAELEERKYIVKKQGRGSFVESSNPDDLGIGYVDTPSVQLKRHDHDVKIKLEEFSILAFGEEQKIRELMGLTDSEYLYRIKQIYLSDRVPLINRITYLSFKDFPMIKASEIENRELMPMLIQKYSLDPTFLSHEINTSVDDHSPRMIVLPNFSRRNTYVEATTQGFNDEGNVDYLSTAVAPSASKVFFLENEGETNMSEPHILLTRIDNRLVHGQVGVTWTKTLGANLILVANDEAADDVLQQKLMKSTADSSGAQIRFFTLEKTIKIIGKAADRQKIFIVVKTPADALALVEGGVPIKEVNVGNMHFAPGKEEVTKKVYVDDADKKDLMKLVDAGVNVYIEDVPGDHKTQVNF
- a CDS encoding SIS domain-containing protein, with the protein product MLKFDEDKYRNDLTAQVNAIADGKKIADEITKQGYDNIFFVGVGGTYAMMMNFVTLAKQYTKIPVYLEQAGELVLVDNPHLTKNSLVITGSKSGDTKEIVNAEKWLKEKGIRIAAMVMSKESAVGELCDWRIPLQVFKGVEFEYLSMYGIFYGLLADNGDFPRFDEFYDQIKSNMVEGIINTQKNFDNRAEEIAKKYYNTDYQMWIGGGELWGEVYLYTMCILEEMQWLKTKAVTSAEFFHGTLELVDKDLPVFLVKSVGKYRPLDERVEAFLKKENNNLTVFDINDYMIKGFDKEFQPIISPIISTIILNGRLSKHLESHSGHDLDMRRYYRQFKY
- a CDS encoding PTS system mannose/fructose/sorbose family transporter subunit IID, whose protein sequence is MNSNERMLNKKDLRKMFWRSLPMEFSWHYERQMHMGFEYMISSGLQKIYKDDPEGLKKSLVRNLEFFNCTAHVTPFIGGVTLAMEEENEKTDDFDVSSISAVKAALMGPLSGLGDSIILGTLRVLAVGIGASIAIKGNILGSILFFLIFNIPTFILRYYTAMKGYELGANYITKIQKSGAMEMFMLAAGILGVMVIGGMINNLVVATTALKIGTGSGATKIQDVLDDILPGMLPLGFTGIYYYLLSKKINVIWLIIGTAVFGIICAEFGILKVNG
- a CDS encoding PTS mannose/fructose/sorbose/N-acetylgalactosamine transporter subunit IIC; translation: MILKAFLLACVAFIGKLDLATGTNQIQRPIILGPIVGLIMGNLSMGVTIGATLELAFLGSYSVGAFIPPDVIVGGVLGTAFAIQTGKGPAVAFTMAFPIALLALIFDNVIFALVRPMLGKMADKYAAKGNAKAVNTVHMIAGFIMCAMLAIIVFVGYLLGGSQIKMFVNAIPKPIINGLTIATGLLPGIGFAMLAQMIMNKKILPFFFLGFLLSAYFKVPVIGIALLGLILVTVLVRFMNNEKTVKTETKGEDDNEF
- a CDS encoding PTS sugar transporter subunit IIB — translated: MIEMLRVDHRLLHGQVAFSWTSTLGADCILIANDTAATNELKKTAMRLAKPNGVKLVIKTVPDSIKALNKGVTDKYKLFIVVSNINDAKEIVENYQGVKSINIGGTSPADDKTNITKTIAVTSKEKEVMRKLINNGVDIYIQMVPSNSKVSVEKLL